A single Crateriforma conspicua DNA region contains:
- a CDS encoding PA2169 family four-helix-bundle protein, with amino-acid sequence MTLETKDQLNETTVKKLQQLIQANIDAYDGFRESAEEIEHPALADLFRQIAHQRSKFATELQNFVSWNGKAPETDGSVAASMHRTWIDIRGKLNGGDPHVILIEAERGEDHIKHAYEDVLKETAGSAMSDVLNAQYAVVKSGHDQIRDLRDSFKKA; translated from the coding sequence ATGACTTTGGAAACCAAAGACCAATTGAACGAAACGACTGTCAAGAAACTGCAACAACTGATTCAGGCCAACATCGATGCCTACGACGGCTTTCGTGAATCAGCTGAAGAGATCGAACATCCCGCATTGGCAGATCTGTTTCGCCAGATCGCACACCAGCGTTCCAAGTTCGCGACCGAACTGCAGAACTTTGTCAGCTGGAACGGCAAAGCACCCGAGACCGACGGTTCCGTCGCAGCGTCAATGCACCGTACATGGATCGACATTCGCGGTAAGCTGAACGGCGGTGACCCGCACGTGATTTTGATCGAGGCCGAACGCGGCGAAGATCATATCAAGCACGCCTATGAAGACGTGTTGAAGGAAACTGCCGGCAGCGCGATGAGCGACGTTTTGAACGCGCAATACGCCGTCGTCAAATCCGGTCACGATCAGATCCGCGACCTGCGAGATTCTTTCAAAAAGGCGTAA
- a CDS encoding DUF1328 domain-containing protein codes for MLGWALTFFVIALIAALFGFGGIAGSAAGIAQILFVVFLVLFVLSLIFGRRGTAV; via the coding sequence ATGTTGGGTTGGGCATTGACCTTTTTCGTGATCGCACTGATCGCCGCACTGTTCGGATTTGGCGGAATCGCCGGTAGCGCCGCAGGTATCGCCCAGATCCTGTTCGTCGTCTTCTTGGTGTTGTTCGTCTTGAGCCTGATCTTTGGTCGCCGAGGCACCGCTGTCTGA
- a CDS encoding SGNH/GDSL hydrolase family protein, translating to MIRCSRSPLLFCSVWMAFALGFFQAKAQETARPADPAAANYKYEAKPDDVAFEKLNPRLAPPPPAKLLLEKGDLLVIAGDSITEQRMYSRLIETYLVACMPELEIEVRQYGWSGEKTDGFLRRMDNDCLRFQPDVVTLSYGMNDARYRPYDVTNGRWYADHYRQIVRKCQAAGAEVVVGSPGCSGKIATWVKGRSGTLDEHNQHLCALRDIAIDVAEQQNAAFADVFWPMYQAKVFAPGRYPGQGWRPYEMCGRDGIHPDWAGHAIMAYAYLRALGCDGDLGHIHVDMAADTATAKGGHEVVSVNQGEVSLVSHRYPFCADGPVDRDDSVRSGMTFVPFDDGLNRLMLTVSGLSGIATVTWGNQSHTYSPAQLSAGVNLAAEFTDNPFVDAFEDVSQAVAVKQAFETHQIKKVFHGPSGRKHMEKAVRETEQQRAPLAQAVGQAVRPVRHVIRIHTKG from the coding sequence ATGATCCGTTGTTCACGTTCGCCTTTGTTGTTCTGTTCCGTCTGGATGGCATTCGCCCTAGGGTTTTTCCAGGCCAAAGCACAGGAGACGGCCAGGCCGGCCGATCCGGCAGCGGCGAATTACAAGTATGAAGCCAAGCCAGACGACGTCGCGTTCGAAAAGCTGAATCCGCGGTTGGCACCGCCGCCACCGGCAAAGCTGTTGCTGGAAAAGGGCGACTTGTTGGTGATCGCCGGGGATTCGATCACCGAGCAACGCATGTATTCGCGTCTGATCGAGACCTACTTAGTTGCCTGCATGCCGGAACTGGAAATCGAAGTGCGGCAATACGGTTGGAGCGGTGAAAAGACGGACGGTTTTTTGCGTCGGATGGACAACGATTGTCTGCGCTTTCAACCCGACGTCGTGACGCTTAGTTACGGCATGAACGACGCCAGGTATCGGCCGTATGACGTGACCAACGGACGATGGTACGCGGACCACTATCGGCAGATCGTTCGTAAGTGCCAAGCGGCGGGTGCGGAAGTTGTCGTCGGATCCCCGGGGTGCAGCGGCAAAATCGCGACTTGGGTCAAGGGGCGATCAGGCACTCTGGATGAACACAACCAGCATTTGTGTGCGCTTCGTGACATTGCCATCGATGTCGCCGAACAACAGAACGCCGCATTTGCCGATGTGTTTTGGCCGATGTATCAAGCCAAAGTGTTTGCGCCGGGACGATACCCCGGGCAAGGTTGGCGGCCGTATGAAATGTGTGGCCGCGATGGCATCCACCCGGATTGGGCGGGACATGCGATCATGGCTTACGCCTATTTGCGTGCGCTGGGTTGCGACGGTGATTTGGGACACATTCACGTCGACATGGCGGCGGACACGGCAACGGCCAAGGGCGGTCATGAAGTGGTGTCGGTGAACCAGGGCGAAGTGTCTTTGGTCAGCCACCGTTATCCGTTCTGCGCCGACGGCCCGGTCGATCGCGACGATTCGGTGCGTTCGGGGATGACGTTCGTTCCCTTTGATGATGGCTTGAATCGGTTGATGTTGACCGTGTCAGGATTGTCGGGGATCGCGACGGTCACTTGGGGGAACCAGTCGCACACCTATTCGCCTGCTCAGTTGAGTGCCGGTGTGAACCTGGCCGCTGAATTCACCGACAACCCTTTTGTTGATGCGTTTGAAGATGTCAGCCAGGCGGTGGCGGTGAAGCAGGCCTTTGAAACTCACCAGATCAAGAAGGTGTTTCACGGCCCCTCGGGTCGGAAGCATATGGAAAAAGCCGTTCGTGAAACAGAACAGCAACGTGCGCCTTTGGCACAGGCCGTTGGTCAGGCGGTCCGGCCCGTCCGACACGTGATTCGAATTCACACGAAGGGTTGA